In Gemmatimonadaceae bacterium, a single genomic region encodes these proteins:
- the hemB gene encoding porphobilinogen synthase: MPSFPSYRPRRLRRTDALRRMVRETELAPAQLVLPLFVRSGRGIRQAVGSMPGVCQTSVDEMLRDAREAERLGIGGVLLFGLPDVKDAIGSSAWDDRGPVQEAVRALKRETPRLVVITDVCMCEYTDHGHCGVLKDGEVDNDATLELLSKEALSHARAGADIVAPSDMMDGRVRAIRQALDGAGFANTPILSYAAKFASGCYGPFREAAESTPQSGDRRGYQMDSANIDEAMREVWLDVEEGADMIMVKPAGPYLDVIQRVKQETGYPVVAYQVSGEFAMIKAAAERGWIDGERVMMESLIGIRRAGADIVISYFATEVARALATSGGAVG, translated from the coding sequence ATGCCCAGTTTCCCCTCGTATCGGCCGCGGCGACTGCGTCGGACCGATGCGCTTCGCCGGATGGTGCGCGAGACGGAGCTCGCGCCGGCACAGCTCGTCCTTCCACTCTTTGTTCGATCAGGGCGGGGCATCAGGCAGGCTGTTGGTTCGATGCCTGGCGTGTGTCAGACATCCGTCGACGAAATGTTGCGTGACGCGCGCGAGGCGGAGCGGTTAGGCATAGGCGGTGTCCTGCTGTTCGGCTTACCGGACGTCAAAGATGCAATCGGCTCCTCGGCCTGGGACGATCGCGGCCCGGTGCAGGAGGCGGTGCGTGCGCTCAAGCGTGAGACGCCGCGGCTCGTCGTGATCACCGACGTCTGCATGTGTGAATACACCGATCACGGACACTGCGGCGTGCTCAAGGACGGCGAGGTGGACAACGACGCCACACTCGAGCTGCTATCGAAAGAGGCCCTCTCGCACGCGCGCGCGGGAGCGGACATCGTTGCGCCGAGTGATATGATGGATGGCCGAGTGCGGGCGATTCGTCAGGCACTCGACGGCGCCGGCTTCGCGAACACGCCGATCCTGAGCTACGCGGCCAAGTTCGCCAGCGGCTGCTACGGCCCGTTTCGCGAAGCCGCCGAATCGACACCGCAGAGTGGCGATCGGCGCGGCTACCAGATGGACTCGGCGAACATCGACGAGGCGATGCGGGAAGTGTGGTTGGACGTCGAGGAGGGAGCGGACATGATCATGGTCAAGCCCGCCGGTCCATACCTCGACGTCATTCAGCGCGTGAAGCAGGAGACGGGTTATCCGGTTGTCGCTTATCAGGTGAGCGGCGAGTTTGCGATGATCAAGGCAGCGGCCGAGCGCGGCTGGATCGATGGCGAGCGCGTCATGATGGAGTCGCTCATCGGCATTCGTCGTGCGGGCGCAGATATCGTCATCAGCTACTTCGCCACCGAGGTGGCCCGAGCCCTGGCGACATCGGGCGGCGCGGTCGGCTAG
- the hemC gene encoding hydroxymethylbilane synthase, translating into MSETKSLLIATRSSELALRQARQVQSALARSGVAAELKTYKTTGDKKLEEPLSAIGGKGLFTKELEVDLAKGVVDCCVHSLKDLPTELPDGLTIGAVLPREDPRDVLIVNSVTGATSIAELPRGSRVGTSSLRRRAQLMALRSDVDVVTLRGNVPTRIRKVDDGQVHAAILAAAGVHRLGVSQHIASYLDAPDWLPAAGQGAIAVEIREDDASMRALLAEVHDAETWLQVRAERAFLDALEGGCQVPIGALAQEHDGILTLYGLIADVHGRQIVRGNYAIDAENPELSGIRLANELRGRGATEILEGLRRAEQVPSPQPE; encoded by the coding sequence GTGAGCGAGACAAAGAGTCTTCTCATCGCTACGAGATCGTCCGAGCTCGCGCTGCGCCAGGCGCGGCAGGTGCAATCCGCGCTCGCGCGCTCGGGCGTCGCCGCGGAGTTGAAAACGTACAAGACGACAGGCGACAAGAAGCTCGAAGAGCCGTTGAGCGCGATCGGGGGGAAGGGGTTGTTCACGAAAGAGCTCGAGGTCGACCTCGCGAAAGGCGTCGTCGATTGCTGCGTGCATTCCCTGAAGGACCTGCCGACGGAACTGCCCGATGGCCTAACGATTGGCGCGGTGCTGCCGCGGGAAGATCCGCGCGACGTCTTGATCGTCAACAGTGTCACCGGCGCGACGTCGATTGCGGAGCTGCCGCGGGGATCCCGCGTCGGAACGTCGAGCCTTCGCCGGCGCGCGCAGCTCATGGCGCTCCGTTCTGATGTCGACGTTGTCACGCTGCGCGGCAACGTGCCGACGCGCATTCGCAAAGTCGACGACGGTCAGGTCCACGCGGCTATCCTCGCCGCGGCCGGTGTGCACCGACTCGGCGTCTCGCAGCACATAGCCTCTTATCTCGACGCGCCGGACTGGCTGCCCGCGGCCGGCCAGGGTGCGATTGCCGTCGAGATCCGCGAAGATGATGCCTCCATGCGGGCGCTACTTGCCGAGGTGCATGATGCGGAAACGTGGCTGCAGGTCCGAGCCGAGCGGGCGTTTCTCGACGCGCTCGAAGGCGGATGTCAGGTCCCGATCGGTGCGCTGGCGCAGGAGCACGACGGCATACTGACACTGTATGGGCTCATCGCCGACGTGCATGGACGGCAAATCGTGCGCGGCAATTACGCGATCGACGCTGAGAATCCGGAGCTGAGTGGCATTCGTCTCGCCAACGAGCTCCGCGGCCGTGGCGCGACGGAGATTCTCGAGGGCTTGAGGCGCGCCGAGCAGGTTCCGTCACCGCAGCCGGAATAG
- a CDS encoding GNAT family N-acetyltransferase, whose translation MSETTGSQEQIAVVDNPEASQFEAHINGYVAFVSYIKHGDTIILVHTEVPKELQGRGLANVLARAVLERARGEGWRVVARCPFIASYIKRHPEYEPLLTGGR comes from the coding sequence ATGAGCGAAACCACGGGCAGCCAGGAGCAGATTGCGGTCGTCGACAATCCGGAGGCGAGCCAATTCGAGGCCCATATCAATGGCTATGTCGCGTTCGTCTCCTACATCAAGCATGGCGACACCATCATCTTGGTCCACACCGAGGTGCCGAAGGAACTGCAAGGCCGGGGTCTGGCAAATGTGCTCGCGCGCGCGGTACTCGAGCGGGCGCGTGGCGAAGGCTGGCGCGTGGTCGCGCGCTGTCCGTTCATTGCGAGCTACATCAAACGCCATCCGGAGTACGAGCCACTTCTCACGGGAGGACGGTGA
- the cobA gene encoding uroporphyrinogen-III C-methyltransferase, producing the protein MASKEAGVDRGIVYLVGAGPGDPGLFTVRGRELLASCDAVVYDALANPALLAGIAAERYDVGKRGGSVDSARQEEINALLVRLAREGKRVVRLKGGDSFVFGRGSEEAQTLARAGIPFEVVPGVTAGIAAPACAGIPVTHRGLATSVTFVTGHEDSTKGAPTVDWDALARAGGTIVLYMGVGALPRIVASLRGAGLAADTPAAAIQWGTHPEQRTVVGTLATLADRATAAELEAPVIFVIGEVVRLREEIAWFERRPLFGWRILVTRAQVPSSRLGELLAGAGAEVVEVPATRIEPLDPGHLRAALSHLDAYDWIVFTSQNGVELFWRILYDCKLDTRVLGGLRVAAVGPATSDALLTHGISVDVAPERFVAEGVLEVMSKRDDVRDARILYVAAEGARDVLPNGLTDIGARVDVVPIYRSVPDLASQEAMRQFALAGDERSLVAFTSASAVRAYIDAVGAYGGPLGVASIGPATSAAAREAGLEVCLEASPSTIPSLVDAIVAHGASRRSETFA; encoded by the coding sequence GTGGCATCTAAGGAAGCCGGCGTCGATCGAGGGATCGTCTATCTCGTGGGCGCCGGACCGGGAGATCCGGGACTCTTCACCGTTCGTGGACGCGAGCTTCTCGCGAGTTGCGATGCCGTCGTGTACGACGCGCTCGCCAATCCGGCACTGCTCGCCGGGATCGCGGCGGAGCGCTACGATGTCGGGAAGCGAGGAGGGAGCGTCGATTCGGCGAGGCAGGAGGAGATCAACGCCTTGCTCGTTAGGCTCGCACGCGAGGGGAAGAGGGTGGTTCGTCTCAAGGGTGGGGATTCGTTCGTCTTCGGCCGCGGCAGTGAGGAAGCGCAGACGCTCGCGCGCGCAGGGATACCCTTCGAAGTCGTGCCTGGAGTCACGGCGGGCATTGCAGCGCCTGCCTGCGCCGGCATTCCTGTCACGCATCGCGGGCTGGCGACATCGGTCACGTTCGTGACCGGTCACGAGGATTCGACGAAAGGCGCGCCAACGGTCGATTGGGATGCGCTCGCGCGAGCAGGAGGGACGATCGTGCTCTACATGGGCGTGGGAGCGTTGCCGCGAATCGTCGCTTCGCTGCGCGGCGCGGGACTCGCCGCTGACACGCCCGCGGCGGCGATTCAATGGGGGACACACCCCGAGCAGCGCACGGTCGTCGGGACGCTGGCGACGCTCGCGGACCGCGCGACGGCAGCGGAGCTCGAGGCGCCCGTGATCTTCGTCATTGGCGAGGTCGTTCGGCTACGGGAGGAGATTGCGTGGTTCGAGCGACGACCTCTCTTCGGGTGGCGAATCCTCGTCACGCGCGCGCAAGTGCCGTCATCGAGACTCGGCGAACTGCTCGCCGGCGCGGGAGCGGAGGTGGTGGAAGTACCAGCGACACGGATCGAACCGCTCGATCCGGGCCACCTGCGCGCGGCGCTCTCACATCTCGATGCATATGACTGGATCGTGTTCACGAGTCAGAATGGCGTCGAATTGTTCTGGAGAATTCTGTATGATTGCAAGCTCGACACGCGCGTGCTCGGGGGCTTACGAGTCGCTGCCGTTGGACCCGCGACGAGTGACGCATTGCTTACGCATGGCATCTCGGTGGACGTCGCCCCGGAGCGTTTTGTCGCGGAGGGTGTGCTCGAGGTGATGTCGAAGCGCGACGACGTTCGCGACGCGCGGATACTCTACGTTGCGGCGGAGGGGGCGCGCGACGTGCTGCCTAACGGCTTGACGGATATCGGCGCCCGCGTCGACGTCGTCCCGATCTACCGATCGGTGCCCGATCTGGCGAGTCAGGAAGCGATGCGACAGTTCGCGTTGGCCGGCGACGAACGCTCGTTGGTGGCGTTCACCTCGGCGTCTGCCGTACGGGCGTACATCGATGCCGTTGGTGCGTATGGAGGTCCACTCGGGGTGGCGTCGATAGGCCCGGCGACATCCGCGGCGGCACGCGAAGCGGGACTGGAGGTATGCTTGGAAGCATCGCCGTCGACGATTCCATCTCTCGTCGATGCCATTGTCGCGCACGGAGCTTCGCGAAGGAGCGAAACGTTCGCATGA
- the ccsA gene encoding cytochrome c biogenesis protein CcsA — protein MTARRPLFGWPFAAAVVCMVAAYIRAIFFTPIEALQGAAQKIYYVHVSAAISAYLALSVVALMSIVYLWLHDERADRLAESAGEVGLVFLTIVLTTGPLWAKPIWGTWWTWDARLTLTLFLWFLTAGYLVMRGAVDDVAMRARYSAVLGILAALLIPFIHLSVYLFNTLHPKPILLKPDKPSMPTEMLITFLVMWGACTLLCVSLIGARYRYGVDRDALRALESEAGD, from the coding sequence ATGACTGCACGGCGACCGCTGTTCGGTTGGCCGTTCGCCGCCGCGGTCGTATGCATGGTGGCCGCATACATCCGCGCCATCTTCTTCACGCCGATCGAGGCGCTGCAGGGCGCGGCGCAGAAGATCTACTACGTTCACGTGTCGGCGGCGATCAGCGCCTATCTCGCCCTGAGCGTCGTTGCCCTGATGTCGATCGTTTATCTGTGGCTGCACGACGAGCGCGCCGATCGATTGGCGGAAAGCGCGGGTGAGGTCGGCCTCGTTTTCCTCACGATCGTTCTCACGACCGGCCCACTGTGGGCAAAGCCCATCTGGGGCACGTGGTGGACGTGGGACGCGCGCCTAACGCTGACGCTCTTTCTCTGGTTCCTCACGGCGGGGTATCTCGTCATGCGTGGCGCCGTGGACGATGTGGCGATGCGGGCGCGTTATTCGGCGGTGCTTGGCATACTGGCCGCGTTGTTGATTCCGTTCATTCACCTCAGCGTCTACCTCTTCAATACGCTGCACCCGAAGCCGATTCTGCTGAAGCCCGACAAGCCGTCGATGCCGACCGAGATGCTCATCACCTTTCTCGTGATGTGGGGTGCGTGCACGCTCCTGTGCGTCTCGCTGATCGGAGCGCGATATCGTTACGGCGTCGACCGGGACGCACTGCGGGCTCTCGAAAGCGAGGCAGGCGACTGA
- a CDS encoding heme exporter protein CcmB yields the protein MRPALLASAWLVASKDLRIEFRTRTAFLAVLVFAILGVAIFYFAWDATAVAAIDLAPGVLWVIFTFSGLLSLQRSFGVEQADRAMDGLLLSPIDREAIFLGKALANLVFVAGILLVTIPAVVLLYNLPIGRTPVVLFAVALLAAVGLVAVGTLFSAMAANTRLAELLLPMLSLPFFVPVVYGAAQATSTLLAGRPMAEAWPFLKLLIAFDLVFLFACTLAFPFTLEE from the coding sequence GTGAGGCCGGCGCTGCTCGCGTCCGCGTGGCTCGTGGCGAGCAAGGATCTCAGGATCGAGTTCCGCACGCGTACGGCGTTTCTCGCCGTGCTGGTGTTCGCGATTCTCGGCGTCGCGATTTTCTATTTCGCCTGGGATGCTACGGCGGTGGCTGCCATCGATCTCGCGCCGGGGGTCCTGTGGGTGATCTTCACCTTCTCCGGCTTGCTGAGTCTTCAACGATCGTTCGGTGTGGAGCAGGCCGATCGCGCGATGGACGGATTGCTTCTCTCGCCGATCGACCGCGAGGCAATCTTCCTCGGCAAGGCACTCGCGAACCTGGTATTCGTCGCCGGGATTCTGCTCGTAACCATTCCGGCCGTCGTGCTGTTGTACAATCTTCCAATTGGACGAACGCCGGTGGTGCTGTTCGCGGTCGCGCTGCTGGCCGCGGTTGGACTGGTCGCGGTGGGCACGCTATTCAGCGCGATGGCGGCGAACACGCGGCTCGCCGAGCTCCTGCTCCCGATGCTCAGTCTGCCTTTCTTCGTGCCGGTGGTGTACGGAGCGGCGCAGGCGACGTCGACGTTGCTCGCGGGACGGCCAATGGCGGAAGCGTGGCCGTTCTTGAAGCTTCTCATCGCGTTCGATCTCGTGTTCCTATTCGCTTGCACGCTCGCATTTCCGTTCACTCTCGAAGAATGA
- a CDS encoding ABC transporter ATP-binding protein, protein MSVLQADRLSRAFGGRRAVADVTLELHSAECLALFGPNGAGKTTLLRLLAGLLKPTTGVARINGELLRGDAGARGLVGFISHQSMLYGALTVRENIELAARLYGVPDVGIATERALREMRVLERAETRVRALSRGLQQRVSIARALVHRPRVLLLDEPYTGLDALGAAALTETLERLRTDGDGATMVLVTHNIGEGLALATHAAVMHGGRLLRLERSEELDSASYADEYRELVGGAA, encoded by the coding sequence ATGAGCGTACTCCAAGCCGATCGGCTGTCTCGTGCCTTTGGAGGGCGGCGGGCGGTGGCCGACGTAACGCTCGAGCTGCATTCGGCAGAGTGTCTCGCGCTTTTTGGTCCGAACGGGGCGGGGAAGACGACATTGCTGCGTCTCCTCGCCGGGCTGCTCAAGCCAACGACGGGCGTGGCGCGCATCAACGGGGAGCTTTTGCGGGGCGACGCCGGCGCGCGCGGTTTGGTCGGGTTCATCTCGCATCAGAGCATGCTCTACGGCGCGCTCACGGTGCGCGAGAACATCGAGCTGGCTGCACGGCTGTACGGCGTGCCAGACGTAGGTATCGCGACGGAGCGCGCGCTGCGCGAGATGCGCGTCCTGGAACGTGCCGAAACGCGCGTGCGGGCGCTGAGTCGCGGGCTGCAGCAGCGCGTCTCGATCGCGCGCGCGCTCGTGCACCGGCCGCGTGTCCTCCTTCTCGACGAGCCGTACACGGGGTTGGACGCGTTGGGCGCGGCTGCGCTCACCGAGACGCTCGAGCGCCTCCGCACGGATGGCGATGGCGCGACGATGGTGCTGGTGACGCACAATATCGGCGAAGGCTTGGCGCTCGCGACGCATGCCGCCGTGATGCACGGCGGACGACTCCTGCGCCTCGAGCGAAGCGAGGAGCTGGATAGCGCGAGCTACGCCGACGAGTATCGCGAATTGGTCGGGGGTGCCGCGTGA
- the acs gene encoding acetate--CoA ligase has translation MTDIDVLLQENRKFAPSEEFRRGAQLSDPSIYEKAAHDPEAYWAKAAESLTWFQRWNKVLEWNPPRAKWFLGGKINVSYNCIDRHIDTPRRNKAALVWEGEPGDRRTLTYWDLYVEVQKFANVLKKLGVRRGDRVAIYMPLVPEAAIAMLACTRIGAIHSVVFGGFSPESLRDRINDAKAKVLITADGGYRRGQIVPLKRNADKAVEECLSIEHVVVVQRRPGALGDEAFATMREGRDHWWHRLMADAEARCEPAKMDAEDVLYILYTSGTTGKPKGIVHTTGGYLVGCATTMRIVFDLKDDDVFWCTADIGWVTGHSYVVYGPLANGATCVMYEGAPDWPEKDRFWDICERHGVTILYTAPTAIRAFMKWGDQWPAKHDLTRLRLLGSVGEPINPEAWMWYQEHIGAGRCPIVDTWWQTETGAIAISPLPGITETKPGSATTPLPGFSAELLDSNANVIPVGGGLLALTRPWPSMLRTIWGDDERYVQTYFSKWAGRPDLYFPGDGAKRDDDGYYWILGRVDDVLNVAGHRIGTMEVESALVEHRAVAEAAVVGRSHELKGQALAAFVTLREGFKQSHELREELRNFVAEKIGAIARPDDILFSADLPKTRSGKIMRRLLRDIAEGRTLGDTTTLADPNIVASLKEQYEERE, from the coding sequence GTGACTGATATCGACGTCCTGCTCCAGGAGAACCGAAAGTTCGCGCCTAGCGAGGAATTCCGACGCGGCGCGCAGCTCTCCGACCCGTCCATTTACGAGAAGGCAGCGCACGACCCCGAAGCGTATTGGGCAAAAGCGGCAGAGTCGCTCACCTGGTTCCAGCGGTGGAACAAGGTCCTCGAGTGGAATCCGCCGCGTGCCAAGTGGTTCCTCGGCGGGAAGATCAACGTTTCGTACAATTGCATCGATCGCCACATCGATACGCCGCGTCGGAACAAGGCGGCGCTGGTGTGGGAGGGCGAACCCGGCGATCGGCGGACACTGACCTACTGGGACCTCTACGTAGAGGTCCAGAAGTTCGCGAACGTGCTCAAGAAGCTCGGCGTGCGCCGCGGCGATCGCGTGGCCATCTACATGCCGCTCGTGCCCGAGGCGGCAATTGCGATGCTCGCCTGCACGCGCATCGGCGCGATTCACTCCGTCGTCTTCGGCGGATTCTCGCCGGAGTCGCTGCGCGACCGGATCAATGACGCCAAAGCGAAAGTGTTGATCACCGCCGATGGCGGCTACCGTCGCGGACAGATCGTCCCGCTCAAGCGAAATGCCGACAAAGCGGTCGAGGAGTGCCTATCGATCGAGCACGTTGTCGTCGTTCAGCGTCGCCCGGGCGCTTTGGGCGACGAAGCGTTCGCGACGATGCGCGAGGGACGCGATCACTGGTGGCATCGCCTCATGGCCGACGCGGAGGCCAGGTGCGAGCCGGCAAAAATGGACGCGGAGGACGTGTTATACATCCTCTATACTTCCGGCACGACGGGAAAGCCGAAGGGCATCGTCCACACCACCGGCGGCTACCTCGTCGGCTGCGCGACCACGATGCGTATCGTCTTCGATCTCAAGGACGACGACGTCTTCTGGTGCACGGCCGATATCGGTTGGGTCACGGGACACTCCTACGTGGTGTACGGCCCGCTCGCGAACGGTGCGACCTGCGTGATGTACGAGGGCGCTCCGGACTGGCCGGAGAAGGATCGTTTCTGGGACATCTGCGAGCGCCACGGCGTGACCATTCTCTACACCGCGCCGACTGCTATCCGTGCGTTCATGAAGTGGGGCGATCAGTGGCCGGCCAAGCACGATCTCACGCGACTGCGCCTCCTCGGTTCGGTCGGTGAGCCGATCAATCCTGAGGCGTGGATGTGGTACCAGGAACACATCGGCGCCGGGCGGTGCCCGATTGTCGACACATGGTGGCAGACGGAAACCGGAGCGATCGCGATCTCTCCGCTCCCGGGAATCACCGAAACCAAGCCGGGCAGCGCCACGACTCCCTTGCCCGGATTCTCCGCCGAGCTGCTGGATTCGAACGCCAACGTGATTCCCGTTGGTGGAGGACTCCTTGCACTCACGCGACCCTGGCCATCGATGTTGCGCACGATTTGGGGAGACGACGAGCGTTACGTGCAGACGTACTTCTCCAAGTGGGCCGGTCGTCCGGATCTCTACTTCCCCGGCGACGGCGCCAAGCGCGACGACGATGGCTACTACTGGATCCTCGGCAGAGTTGACGATGTGCTAAACGTCGCCGGCCATCGCATCGGGACAATGGAAGTCGAGTCAGCGCTCGTCGAGCATCGCGCGGTCGCCGAAGCCGCCGTCGTGGGACGTTCGCACGAGCTCAAGGGCCAGGCGCTCGCCGCATTCGTGACACTCCGCGAGGGATTCAAGCAGAGCCACGAGCTGCGTGAAGAGCTGCGCAACTTCGTGGCCGAGAAGATCGGCGCGATCGCGCGGCCCGACGACATCCTCTTCAGCGCCGATCTGCCGAAGACGCGCTCGGGAAAAATTATGCGCCGGCTGCTACGCGATATCGCCGAAGGACGCACGTTAGGCGATACGACCACGTTGGCGGATCCGAACATCGTGGCGTCGCTGAAGGAACAGTACGAGGAACGCGAATAG
- a CDS encoding protein kinase, with protein MSQPLHEQVGVAVGLQYEIDGEIGRGGMSVVYRALDRRLNRPVAIKVLPPELAHDPAIRTRFTREAQTSAQLSHAHIVPIYDVGEREGLAYIVMAIVTGGNLAMLLTREPRQPLDEVRRLVAEIADALAYAHLRGVIHRDVKPDNILLDEASGRAMVTDFGIARAIEASTRLTVTGIAVGTPGYMSPEQAVGDREIDGRSDVYSLGVLGYQMLTGRLPFSAANSMALLLKHVSAPPPPVLELRPDAPRALREAIERALAKSPEDRWPTAAAMRDALLSDRVGGPSWRAEHREHVRYTSPRPDGGRVEPVQSNVPRRGTDIAEPRPNPPSAKLPNGIKLEPDHLTSFTPEQRSDLRLWHGRVNLMDRIKAMRGYALLTLGAAGLGIAGFIAGVSEVPPLVLAPLVPIYMSVKLWRRGKSLRQSGLRLRRVLLMPRARHAFPTQPRTAQQHRLEKVAPREVLDSPYGTAVRRAVEDRAAILEIAARLPKEERAQLKELEPTIKALVERVSQLAQTVHRLDQSIDPNLTEEIESRIAVAERERRSPEGDRQLALLRRQRLTLDELVQRRVTLARQLDNAALTLGNLRLDLIKLRSSGLQSALSDVSMATQEARALSREISAVLEASAELEKL; from the coding sequence ATGAGCCAACCTCTCCACGAGCAGGTCGGTGTCGCCGTCGGGCTGCAATATGAGATAGACGGCGAGATCGGCCGCGGCGGGATGTCGGTCGTCTATCGCGCGCTCGACCGGCGTCTCAATCGGCCAGTTGCGATCAAAGTCCTCCCGCCAGAGCTGGCGCACGACCCGGCCATTCGGACGCGCTTCACGCGGGAGGCGCAGACCTCGGCCCAGCTCTCACACGCGCACATCGTGCCGATCTACGACGTCGGCGAACGGGAGGGGTTGGCGTACATCGTCATGGCGATCGTGACTGGCGGCAACCTCGCGATGTTGCTCACACGCGAGCCCCGCCAGCCGCTCGATGAGGTGCGGCGACTGGTCGCCGAGATCGCCGACGCATTGGCATATGCTCATCTGCGCGGCGTCATTCATCGGGACGTCAAGCCCGACAACATCCTTCTCGACGAGGCTAGCGGCCGTGCGATGGTCACCGACTTCGGCATCGCGCGCGCGATCGAGGCGAGCACCCGCCTAACGGTAACGGGAATCGCGGTTGGAACGCCCGGCTACATGTCACCGGAGCAGGCGGTGGGCGACCGGGAGATCGATGGACGGAGCGACGTCTACTCGCTCGGCGTTCTCGGTTATCAAATGCTGACGGGGCGCCTACCGTTCAGCGCCGCGAATTCGATGGCGCTGTTACTCAAGCATGTGTCCGCGCCGCCACCTCCCGTTCTGGAGCTCCGCCCCGACGCCCCGCGCGCTCTTCGCGAGGCGATCGAGCGCGCGCTCGCGAAGTCGCCGGAAGACCGGTGGCCGACGGCCGCGGCGATGCGGGACGCGCTGCTGTCAGATCGAGTCGGTGGGCCGTCGTGGCGTGCTGAGCATCGCGAGCACGTGCGCTACACGTCGCCACGTCCCGATGGAGGGCGCGTGGAACCGGTCCAATCGAACGTACCACGGCGCGGCACCGACATCGCCGAGCCGCGGCCGAATCCGCCGAGCGCCAAGCTGCCTAACGGAATCAAGCTCGAGCCGGATCATCTGACGTCCTTCACTCCGGAGCAACGTTCCGACCTTCGACTCTGGCACGGTCGCGTCAATCTGATGGACCGAATCAAGGCAATGCGGGGATACGCGCTGCTCACTCTCGGCGCGGCGGGACTTGGCATCGCCGGGTTCATCGCCGGCGTCAGTGAAGTGCCGCCGCTCGTTCTTGCACCGCTCGTGCCGATCTACATGAGCGTGAAGCTGTGGAGACGAGGCAAGTCGCTGCGCCAGAGTGGCCTCCGGTTGCGTCGCGTTCTGCTGATGCCGCGAGCCCGACACGCGTTCCCGACCCAGCCGCGTACGGCGCAGCAGCACCGGTTGGAGAAGGTCGCGCCACGCGAGGTCCTCGACAGCCCATATGGCACAGCCGTTCGGCGCGCCGTAGAGGATCGCGCCGCGATTCTCGAGATCGCCGCAAGGTTGCCAAAGGAGGAACGCGCGCAACTCAAGGAGCTGGAGCCGACGATAAAAGCACTCGTCGAGCGCGTGTCGCAACTCGCACAGACGGTGCACCGTCTCGATCAGAGTATCGATCCGAATCTCACGGAAGAGATCGAGTCTCGGATCGCTGTCGCCGAGCGGGAGCGGAGATCGCCGGAGGGCGATCGGCAACTCGCGCTGCTGCGGCGGCAACGTCTCACGCTGGACGAGCTGGTGCAGCGACGCGTGACTCTGGCCCGTCAGCTCGACAACGCGGCGCTCACGCTCGGCAATCTTCGTCTCGACCTGATCAAGCTCCGTTCATCGGGACTGCAGTCGGCGCTCTCGGACGTCTCGATGGCGACGCAGGAGGCGCGCGCATTGTCGCGCGAGATCAGCGCGGTGCTGGAGGCGTCGGCGGAGTTAGAGAAGCTTTGA
- a CDS encoding vitamin K epoxide reductase family protein, producing the protein MAMALIALIGVFLSLYLTLYKLGYIGTLACGSGSCEYVQLSKWGDFLGLPVAAWGVGYYLVVLVLSFAGVQERFAKSARLTKTLVYVTGLGLLFSIWLTYLELFVIHALCRWCLGSAATTIVLFALAVWDQRSTPA; encoded by the coding sequence ATGGCCATGGCGCTGATCGCCCTGATCGGCGTCTTCCTCTCGCTGTATCTCACGCTCTACAAACTGGGCTACATCGGCACGCTTGCCTGTGGCAGCGGATCGTGCGAGTACGTCCAGCTGAGCAAGTGGGGTGACTTTCTCGGCCTTCCGGTCGCCGCCTGGGGCGTCGGCTACTACCTCGTCGTCCTCGTGCTGTCCTTTGCGGGCGTGCAGGAGCGATTCGCCAAGTCGGCGCGCCTAACGAAGACCTTGGTATATGTGACAGGCCTTGGGCTACTGTTCTCGATCTGGCTGACGTACTTGGAGCTGTTCGTCATCCACGCGTTATGCCGATGGTGTCTTGGCTCGGCGGCGACGACGATCGTGCTGTTCGCGCTCGCGGTGTGGGACCAACGATCTACGCCCGCTTGA